A portion of the Acidihalobacter yilgarnensis genome contains these proteins:
- a CDS encoding YcgL domain-containing protein, translating into MICYVYRSRRRADAYLYLPCQDDFSAVPDALMQMFGMAEFALEFELTPVRRLAQADAEQVLGNLREQGFHLQMPPANDRPF; encoded by the coding sequence ATGATTTGTTACGTGTACCGGAGTCGCCGCCGCGCGGACGCTTACCTTTACCTGCCTTGCCAGGACGATTTCTCAGCGGTGCCCGATGCGCTGATGCAGATGTTCGGTATGGCCGAGTTCGCCCTGGAGTTCGAATTGACCCCGGTACGTCGACTGGCTCAGGCGGATGCGGAGCAGGTACTGGGCAATTTGCGCGAACAGGGTTTTCATCTGCAAATGCCGCCCGCCAACGACCGACCATTCTAA
- the speA gene encoding biosynthetic arginine decarboxylase — protein sequence MTEWSIDAARRLYNTATWSGGYFDVAADGHVQARGRSGESLDLAELTETLLGQGLRLPMLVRFNHILRDRVDTLCGAFDRARTQHDYPGGYTAVYPIKVNQQRSVVDEILRHGGERVGLEAGSKPELMAVLALARPGGVIVCNGYKDREYMRLALLGRRLGHRPYIVIEKPSELALVVEAARELGVRPLLGLRVRLSSVGSGNWQNTGGEKGKFGLSASQALRLIERLREASMLDCLELLHFHMGSQLANIRDIQRGVREAARYYAELRRLGAPLRIADVGGGLGVDYEGSRSRNYCSMNYSVQEYAANIVRTLHEVCRDEDMPPPDIFTEAGRAMTAHHAVLVTEVIDVESAGEPELGGAPGEDEPVILQDLWRLAEAAGTQPAGEIYHDAAYWLSEAQGMYTHGVLDLAQRARAEELYVIICQRLSAGLDGQSKVERDMLEDLRERLADKVFCNFSVFQSIPDVWAIDQIFPIMPLHRLDQRPTRRGVLQDLTCDSDGHVERYVVGADLETSLPLHAWRRGERYLLGIFLVGAYQEILGDLHNLFGDTDAINVDLDPEGGYRLAPVEAGDAISELLSYVHFDPEELLAAYRRKVEAAGLPSEEAARVLAELETGLSGYTYLED from the coding sequence ATGACGGAATGGTCGATCGACGCGGCGCGCCGGCTTTACAACACGGCGACCTGGAGCGGCGGATACTTCGATGTGGCGGCCGACGGGCATGTCCAGGCGCGCGGGCGCAGCGGCGAGTCGCTGGATCTGGCCGAGCTTACCGAAACACTGCTCGGACAGGGGCTGCGCCTGCCGATGCTGGTGCGCTTCAATCACATCCTGCGCGACCGTGTAGATACCCTGTGCGGTGCCTTCGACCGGGCTCGCACACAGCATGATTACCCCGGCGGTTATACGGCGGTCTACCCGATCAAGGTGAATCAACAGCGCAGCGTGGTTGACGAAATCCTGCGTCACGGTGGCGAGCGTGTGGGATTGGAGGCTGGCAGTAAACCGGAGCTGATGGCGGTGCTCGCCCTCGCACGTCCGGGCGGAGTAATCGTCTGCAATGGCTACAAGGACCGCGAATACATGCGGCTGGCGTTGCTTGGGCGCCGCCTCGGTCATCGCCCCTACATCGTCATCGAGAAACCCTCCGAGCTGGCCCTGGTCGTCGAGGCAGCTCGTGAGCTGGGTGTGCGCCCCTTGCTCGGTCTACGCGTGCGTCTGTCCTCCGTCGGTAGCGGCAACTGGCAGAACACGGGTGGTGAAAAGGGTAAGTTCGGCCTCTCGGCCTCGCAGGCGCTGCGCCTGATCGAACGGCTGCGTGAGGCGTCGATGCTCGATTGCCTGGAATTGCTGCATTTCCACATGGGGTCGCAGCTGGCGAATATCCGCGACATTCAGCGTGGTGTACGCGAGGCCGCGCGCTATTACGCCGAGCTGCGTCGCCTGGGCGCGCCATTGCGCATCGCGGATGTCGGCGGCGGACTGGGCGTGGACTACGAGGGCTCGCGCTCGCGCAATTATTGCTCGATGAATTACAGCGTCCAGGAATATGCCGCCAACATCGTGCGCACCCTGCACGAAGTCTGTCGCGACGAGGACATGCCGCCGCCGGATATCTTCACCGAGGCGGGACGAGCCATGACGGCGCATCACGCGGTGCTTGTGACCGAGGTGATCGACGTGGAGTCGGCCGGCGAACCGGAGCTTGGCGGGGCGCCGGGTGAGGACGAACCGGTGATTCTGCAAGACCTTTGGCGCTTGGCGGAAGCTGCCGGCACGCAGCCGGCGGGCGAAATTTACCACGACGCGGCCTACTGGCTGAGCGAAGCACAAGGCATGTACACGCATGGCGTGCTCGATCTGGCTCAACGCGCCCGTGCCGAGGAGCTATACGTGATCATCTGTCAGCGGTTGTCGGCAGGGCTGGACGGGCAATCCAAGGTTGAGCGCGACATGCTGGAGGATCTGCGTGAACGCCTCGCGGACAAGGTTTTCTGCAACTTCTCGGTATTCCAGTCAATTCCGGACGTGTGGGCCATCGATCAGATATTTCCGATCATGCCACTGCACCGGCTCGACCAGCGACCGACGCGCCGCGGCGTGCTGCAGGATCTGACTTGCGATTCCGATGGCCACGTCGAGCGCTATGTGGTCGGTGCTGACCTCGAGACCAGCCTGCCGCTGCATGCCTGGCGGCGCGGCGAGCGTTATCTACTGGGCATTTTCCTGGTGGGGGCCTACCAGGAAATTCTCGGCGATCTGCATAATCTCTTCGGCGACACCGATGCGATCAATGTCGATCTCGACCCGGAAGGTGGTTACCGACTGGCGCCTGTCGAGGCGGGCGATGCGATCTCGGAATTGCTAAGCTACGTGCATTTCGACCCCGAGGAACTGCTGGCTGCCTATCGCCGCAAGGTGGAAGCTGCCGGGCTACCCTCGGAGGAGGCCGCGCGCGTACTGGCCGAACTTGAGACCGGGTTGAGCGGATACACCTATCTGGAAGACTGA